TTGCAAAGGCGGCCATGCAAGTTCACAGGAACGTCAAAACAGTGCTCGCAAAGTCAAGTGCAATGGAAGGCACATATCGCGTGCGCAGGTTTGCCCACCTTGCTGGAGAGAAGCGCACCCAAACCACTTATTGCGAAAACGGAGTCAGGCTCAAAGTCGACCTTGCCAAGATGTATTTTTCCCCAAGGCTTTCAACAGAAAGGCTGCGCATAGCGCGGCTCTCAAGGCCAAATGAAAAAATTCTTGTCATGTTTGCCGGCTGCGGACCGTTCGCACTTTCAATATCCAAATTAAATCCCAGCTCAAGCATTCTTGGCGTTGAGATAAATCCTGACGCAGTCAGATATTTCAATGAAAATATTATTTTAAACAAGGCAAATAACGTAAAGGCCATTTGCGGCGATGTGGCGAGGGTTCTTGCAACAAAGGCATACCTGAAAGCATTTGACCGTATTGTCATGCCACTTCCTAAAGACGCGGAAAAATTCCTCGAAGTTGCACTCAAGTGCGCCAAGCCAGGGGCCTCAATCCATCTATACTCTTTTGTACATATCAAGGGTGGCTTTTCCAAGCCACTTGATAAAATATCCCTAGAGTGCAAGAAAGAAGGATACAGATTCTCAATACTTGGAAAACGCGTTGTCAGGCCATTCTCTCCGTCAACACGGCAGGTTGTAATTGATTTTGTGGTACTCTGACAGTACAATGCTTTTTTGCCAACTCGACGTAAAGCAGACGAAACATTTATAAAGGATTTCCATGAACAATATTACCTATCAGAGGTGAAAAATAAATGGCAATTGAATCAATCAACCTGATGGCAGAGCCAGGCAGGATAGGGGAAGTTTTGGCAAGCAGCATCAACAACGCCCTAATCAAGGTAGTTGAATCGCTACCAAGCATTGTGATGGCTGCAATACTTGCAGTTGCAGGCTGGATAGTGGCGTCCTTTGTGGCTAAGTTTTTCAGAAAGCTGCTGGAAGTTGTAAAATTCGAAACCTTCCTTAAGACCCACAAAGTCCATGATTCACTGGGCAATGTCCGGGTAAGCGAAGTGCTAATACAAGTTGTCAAATATTTTGTCATACTTGTATTCATTCAAGCAGCCGTTGCCTATGTATCAGCCGGCCCAATCTCCGAGTTCCTTGTAAAAATCGTGGAATTTGCGCCCAAGGTCATAGGGACAGTCATGGTGCTTCTGGTTGCGGCAATCATTGGCGACCTTGCAAAGGAGAAAGTCCATGAAGTGGACAGGAAGGAGAAGCACATGCAGATGATTGCAAGCCTGGTGAAATATGTGGTTGTTTTCATGGGCGCAATAGTCGGTTTTGAAACCCTTGGTTTTGAAATCAGCATCATAAGCTCCACTTTCCTGACACTGCTGCAGGCTGGAAGCTTTGGCATAGCCCTTGCATTTGGCCTTGCATTTGGATTGGGCGGGCAAGAGGCTGCCAAGAACTGGATATCCAGAACAAAGGACTACCTTAACCTGTAGGCTTCTGAATCTACAAGTAAAGGGACTGTTGGGGCTTTTGCCCCATCTTATTTTTTCTTTTTTCAATCGCCCTGCCTTCTTTTTTTAGAAGTAAAAAGAACGCCCCCGCCGGGATTTTCAGGCCTTTATGGGTGGTTTTTGATGAAACTATTCCCAAAAAAGGTTCTTTGAACCCGGACTACAAGCTGTCTTCTCAACATGAGAACTCTTGCAACCAAGTCCGGACATTCTGGCCATTTGTAGGCCTTTTCGCAAAAAATTATTTTGCGGGAACTGCAACTGAATTGCAGTTTTCCAGGGTTTTTTGCCCTTAGGCAAAAAAGCCTTTTCGCAAAAAATTATTTTGCGGGAACTGCAACTGAATTGCAGTTTTCCAGGGTTTTTTGCCCTTAGGCAAAAAAGCCTATTCGGAGGCTTGCGTCCTATCCAGGTTGGACTACGGGGGCATGTGCATTATTTCCAAGCAGCAATTATTATATTCTGCTGTCACCTGCCATATCCTTCTTATAGCGTATCTGTTCAGTGGCGTATGCGCCTAAAGCATTGCATATCCCAAATTTTTTAAGTGCGGTTTTGAGCTTTTTTACCGGCAGTCCAATCACATTGTCTTTGTCCCCTATTACATTCTCAACAAATCCCTTCCCCAGGCCCTGAAACGCATAAGCTCCGGCCTTTGAGGCCCACTCCCTTCCTTTTATGTATTTTTCCAGCTCCAAATCCGAAATTTTTCTGAACTTAACTTTTGTAATAGAGGCAAATGCACATCCTCTTTCCTTAAACAAAATAGCCACTCCGGTGACAACATGATGCCACTTTCCGCTCAAATTCAAGAGCATCCTTTTTGCATCAAGCGAATTTTTCGGCTTGCCGATTGTCCTGTTCCCTATCCAGACAAGCGTGTCTGCTCCTATAATAAGGCAATTTTGGTGCTTGGCAGCAAGTTTCCTGGCTTTTAGAATGGCATTTTGAACAGCAAGCTTTTCAGGCGAATCGCCCTTTTTTTTCTCGCGCACGTTGCTTTTTACAAATTCGGCTTCAATGCCCGCCATTCTGCACAGCCATTTTCTTTGAGGTGATGCGGTCGCAAACACGATTTTTACATTCTTCATCGCAAATACCATTCCATTTTAGGAAGCAAACAATTTAAACGAAGGATAAGCTATCCATAATGTGATTGTTATGGCCGTTGAACTAATGGAAATCGCCTTAATCTCTGCAGTGTTGGTGTTTTTTGCAATTGGACTGTTGATTGGCCGGAAACTCGCAGATGATGATTGGAAACAAAACAAAGTTGAGGCGCTTCGCCAGGACGCAATAAAAAAATCAAGGGCTGTTTTAGGCGGCCAGTTCTCAGAGCAGCTTGCCCCGTATCTGCCGGACTTCCCTTTTTTGCCTACTGAAGTAAGGTTTC
Above is a genomic segment from Candidatus Parvarchaeota archaeon containing:
- a CDS encoding class I SAM-dependent methyltransferase family protein, which translates into the protein MQHGFLVNKSLAESARKLLILSGALDFAKKPKREGTNVIFPLNAKPANSTQIHSGLGKSVQRNFAKVVEKPNSLQDALKGKMPEKQKARVTKSFDIIGDIAVVEIPRGLSTYSKKIAKAAMQVHRNVKTVLAKSSAMEGTYRVRRFAHLAGEKRTQTTYCENGVRLKVDLAKMYFSPRLSTERLRIARLSRPNEKILVMFAGCGPFALSISKLNPSSSILGVEINPDAVRYFNENIILNKANNVKAICGDVARVLATKAYLKAFDRIVMPLPKDAEKFLEVALKCAKPGASIHLYSFVHIKGGFSKPLDKISLECKKEGYRFSILGKRVVRPFSPSTRQVVIDFVVL
- the maf gene encoding septum formation protein Maf; its protein translation is MVFAMKNVKIVFATASPQRKWLCRMAGIEAEFVKSNVREKKKGDSPEKLAVQNAILKARKLAAKHQNCLIIGADTLVWIGNRTIGKPKNSLDAKRMLLNLSGKWHHVVTGVAILFKERGCAFASITKVKFRKISDLELEKYIKGREWASKAGAYAFQGLGKGFVENVIGDKDNVIGLPVKKLKTALKKFGICNALGAYATEQIRYKKDMAGDSRI